The nucleotide sequence CTCGATCAGGTCCCACACCGCGGCGGGGTTGACGGTGGCCACGTCACCGACGAGGCCGACGTCCACTTCCTCGCCGTCCACGGTCGCCGACCGCCGGGTGGCGGTGAGGAGATGGGCGTCCTCGCCGGACATGCCGACCGCGAACGGCCCGTGTTCGTTGATCAGGCCGACGAGCTCCCGGCCGACCTGCCCGACGAGCACCATCCGGACGACGTCCATCGTCTCCGGCGTGGTGACGCGGAAGCCGCCGCGGAACTCGCTGTCGATCCCCAACCGGCCGAGCATCGACGAGATCTGCGGCCCGCCACCGTGGACCACGACGGGGCGGGCACCGGCGTACCGCAGGAACACCATGTCGGCCGCGAACGCCCGCTTGAGGGCGTCGTCGGTCATGGCATGACCGCCGTACTTGACGACGACGACCGCCCCGTTGAACCGCTTGAGCCACGGCAACGCCTCGATGAGGACCCTCGCCTTGCGCTGCGCGGCCTCGATGTCGCGTGCGGAGAGCATCTGATCGTGGGTCGTCGAGCTCACGAGGTGTATGCCGAGTTCTCGTGGACGTAGGCCAACGTGAGGTCGTTCGTGTACACGGTGGCCTCCGCGTT is from Cryptosporangium minutisporangium and encodes:
- the argB gene encoding acetylglutamate kinase — translated: MLSARDIEAAQRKARVLIEALPWLKRFNGAVVVVKYGGHAMTDDALKRAFAADMVFLRYAGARPVVVHGGGPQISSMLGRLGIDSEFRGGFRVTTPETMDVVRMVLVGQVGRELVGLINEHGPFAVGMSGEDAHLLTATRRSATVDGEEVDVGLVGDVATVNPAAVWDLIESGRIPVISTVAPDADGQVHNLNADTAASAIAVALGAQKLVVLTDVEGLYTRWPDHDSLVSQIGTEELEKLLPSLSAGMIPKMEACLRAVRGGVPQATVIDGRVAHSLLLEIFTEEGFGTMVVPSPEAAS